The Psychrilyobacter piezotolerans DNA segment TTAGAATTAGACTCTACATTAACATCCAGAGATGTTGTAAATACCAAGATGAGAGCTATCTTAGATGAAGCTACAGATCCATGGGGAATCAAGGTAAACAGGGTAGAATTAAAAAATATCATGCCACCTGCAGAGATCCAGGATGCCATGGAAAAGCAAATGAAAGCTGAAAGAGAAAGAAGACAAAAGATACTTATTGCAGAAGGGGAAAAAACTTCGGCAATATTAGTAGCTGAAGGGGAAAAGCAGTCGGCGATCTTAAGAGCAGAAGCTAATAAAGAATCCGCTGTAAGGATAGCAGAAGGAGAAGCTGAAGCGTTGTTAGAAGTAACTAAAGCTCAGGCTGAGTCATTAAAATTATTAAATGACTCCCATCCAACAAAGGAAGTCCTTTCACTGAGAGCAATGGAAGCTTTTGTCAAAGTAGCAGATGGAAAGGCAACTAAGATTATAATCCCGTCGGAGCTGCAAACTGTAGCTAACCTAGCTACAGCATTTACAGCAGCAGGGGAAAATAAGAATTCGTAAGGGTAATTCATGAATTACTCCTACTGTAAATAACTAATAAAAAGGTAATATACATGTTTTGTATATTACCTTTTTTAAAAAAATTAATGGAGGTTTTTAATGG contains these protein-coding regions:
- a CDS encoding SPFH domain-containing protein; the protein is MLLFFPIILLIILLIVTNIRIVPQSQAYVIERLGAYMDTWEVGLRLKIPFIDRIARKVSLKEQVIDFPPQPVITKDNVTMQIDTVIYFQITDPKLYTYGVEYPLSAIENLSATTLRNIIGDLELDSTLTSRDVVNTKMRAILDEATDPWGIKVNRVELKNIMPPAEIQDAMEKQMKAERERRQKILIAEGEKTSAILVAEGEKQSAILRAEANKESAVRIAEGEAEALLEVTKAQAESLKLLNDSHPTKEVLSLRAMEAFVKVADGKATKIIIPSELQTVANLATAFTAAGENKNS